A genomic window from Prochlorococcus sp. RS04 includes:
- the atpB gene encoding F0F1 ATP synthase subunit A codes for MFFNSLLTNFAALEVGQHLYWQIGNIRLHGQVFLTSWILLGALLVFISLGTKKMENDPKGLQNLLEFLWDYIRDLARTQIGEKVYRDWMPFIGTLFLFVFVSNWGGALIPWRLIKLPSGELGAPTADINTTIALALLVSLSYFYAGLSNKGWRYFEYYVHPTPIMLPFKILEDFTKPLSLSFRLFGNILADELVVGVLVFLVPLILPIPVMFLGLFTSAIQALIFATLAAYYIGEAVEEHH; via the coding sequence ATGTTTTTTAATTCCTTGCTAACAAATTTTGCAGCATTAGAAGTTGGTCAACATCTTTATTGGCAAATTGGAAATATCAGACTTCATGGGCAGGTATTTTTAACATCTTGGATTTTATTAGGAGCGTTATTAGTTTTTATTTCTTTAGGAACTAAAAAAATGGAAAATGATCCTAAAGGCCTTCAAAACCTGCTTGAGTTTCTATGGGATTACATAAGAGATCTTGCTAGGACGCAAATAGGTGAAAAAGTATATAGAGATTGGATGCCATTTATAGGTACTTTATTTTTATTCGTCTTTGTTAGTAATTGGGGAGGAGCTTTAATTCCTTGGAGATTGATTAAGTTACCAAGTGGAGAATTAGGAGCACCTACTGCAGATATTAATACAACTATAGCCTTGGCTTTATTGGTTTCACTTTCTTATTTCTATGCAGGTTTAAGCAATAAGGGTTGGAGATACTTCGAATATTATGTTCACCCAACTCCGATTATGCTTCCTTTCAAAATTCTAGAGGACTTTACGAAACCTTTATCACTCTCTTTCAGGCTATTTGGAAATATCTTGGCTGATGAACTTGTTGTTGGTGTTCTAGTCTTTTTAGTTCCGCTAATTCTCCCAATACCTGTTATGTTCCTAGGATTATTTACTAGTGCAATTCAGGCATTGATTTTTGCAACTTTGGCGGCCTATTACATAGGAGAAGCTGTTGAAGAACATCATTAG
- a CDS encoding 2Fe-2S iron-sulfur cluster-binding protein → MPEYNIKVQFEQQTFSFSCSEDQDIISAAKMNGIDLPSSCCSGVCTDCASMILEGSVDQEDAMGLNDDLREKGFALLCVAYPKSDLNIVIGKEVEDDLYNDQFGKYQK, encoded by the coding sequence ATGCCTGAATACAATATCAAAGTTCAATTTGAGCAACAGACCTTTAGTTTCTCATGTTCTGAAGATCAAGATATTATTTCAGCGGCAAAAATGAATGGAATAGATTTACCAAGTAGTTGTTGTTCAGGAGTTTGTACAGATTGTGCATCCATGATATTGGAAGGATCCGTAGATCAAGAAGATGCTATGGGATTAAATGATGATTTGAGGGAAAAGGGCTTCGCACTTTTGTGTGTTGCATACCCCAAGTCAGATTTGAATATTGTTATTGGTAAAGAAGTCGAAGATGATTTATATAATGATCAATTTGGTAAATATCAAAAATGA
- a CDS encoding F0F1 ATP synthase subunit gamma — protein MANLKEIRDRIVSVKNTRKITEAMRLVAAAKVRRAQDQVLKSRPFADKLARVLENIQSRVQFEAVDSPLLSKREVKSITLVCITADRGLCGGYNTNIIKKVEIRYAELVKQGYEPNLILVGKKAIGYFQNRKDRYVIKSTFKELEQVPTVKDSEGVTNEILAQFLSENSDRVEIIYTKFITLVSCAPVVQTLLPLDPQGIAEENDEIFRLTTKDSKLLVEKSNIEKSESEKLPSDIVFEQSPDQLLDSLLPLYLQNQVLRALQESAASELACRMTAMNNASDNAKELASTLNLTYNKARQAAITQEILEVVGGSAV, from the coding sequence ATGGCAAATCTTAAAGAGATTAGAGATCGAATAGTTTCCGTTAAAAATACGAGAAAAATAACGGAGGCCATGAGACTTGTTGCAGCTGCGAAAGTTAGGAGAGCTCAAGATCAAGTTCTTAAGAGTAGACCTTTTGCAGATAAACTTGCACGAGTTTTAGAAAATATTCAATCTAGAGTACAATTTGAGGCTGTAGACTCTCCTCTTTTATCAAAGAGAGAAGTAAAGAGTATAACCTTGGTATGCATAACTGCTGATAGAGGTTTATGCGGTGGCTACAACACGAATATTATAAAAAAGGTAGAAATAAGATACGCAGAATTAGTCAAACAAGGGTATGAGCCAAATTTAATTTTGGTAGGGAAGAAAGCTATTGGTTATTTTCAAAATAGAAAGGATAGATATGTAATTAAAAGTACTTTTAAAGAATTAGAACAGGTACCCACAGTCAAGGACTCTGAAGGAGTTACAAATGAGATTTTAGCTCAGTTCCTTTCAGAAAATTCTGATAGGGTGGAAATTATATACACGAAATTCATCACTTTAGTTAGCTGCGCTCCTGTCGTTCAAACACTATTACCACTTGACCCTCAAGGAATTGCTGAGGAAAACGATGAAATTTTTAGGTTGACTACAAAAGATAGTAAGTTACTTGTTGAAAAATCAAATATTGAAAAAAGTGAATCAGAGAAGTTGCCATCAGATATTGTTTTTGAACAAAGTCCTGATCAACTTTTAGATTCGTTATTACCATTATATTTACAGAATCAGGTATTAAGAGCTCTCCAAGAGTCGGCAGCTTCAGAACTCGCTTGCAGGATGACTGCTATGAATAATGCAAGTGATAATGCTAAAGAATTAGCAAGTACTTTGAATCTAACCTATAACAAAGCTAGACAAGCAGCTATTACACAAGAAATATTGGAAGTTGTAGGAGGTTCTGCAGTTTAG
- the atpA gene encoding F0F1 ATP synthase subunit alpha: MVSIRPDEISSILKQQITDYDQSVSVSNVGTVLQIGDGIARIYGLDQVMAGELLEFEDGTEGIALNLEDDNVGAVLMGEALGVQEGSNVKSTGKIASVPVGEAMQGRVVNPLGQPIDGKGEIPTSDTRLIEEMAPGIIKRRSVHEPMQTGITSIDAMIPVGRGQRELIIGDRQTGKSAIAIDTIINQKGQDVVCVYVAIGQKSASVANIVEVLRERGALDYTVVVSAGASEPAALQYLAPYTGAAIAEHFMYQGKATLVIYDDLTKQAQAYRQMSLLLKRPPGREAYPGDVFYLHSRLLERAAKLSDAMGGGSMTALPIIETQAGDVSAYIPTNVISITDGQIFLSADLFNSGLRPAINVGISVSRVGGAAQTKAIKKIAGTLKLELAQFDELAAFSQFASDLDEATQQQLERGKRLRELLKQPQFSPLNLAEQVAVVYAGVKGLIDEVPVEDVTKFATELREYLKLNKAEFIEEILKEKKLNDGLEATLKEVINEVKSSMLATV; the protein is encoded by the coding sequence ATGGTATCTATACGCCCTGATGAAATCAGTTCAATCTTAAAACAACAAATAACTGATTACGACCAATCTGTAAGTGTTAGCAATGTAGGAACTGTTCTGCAAATCGGTGATGGCATTGCAAGAATATATGGCTTAGATCAGGTCATGGCAGGTGAGTTATTAGAATTTGAGGATGGTACCGAAGGTATAGCTTTAAATCTTGAAGACGATAATGTTGGAGCCGTTTTAATGGGTGAGGCACTTGGTGTCCAAGAAGGAAGTAACGTTAAGTCCACAGGAAAAATCGCATCTGTTCCGGTTGGTGAGGCAATGCAGGGGAGAGTTGTTAATCCTCTCGGACAACCAATAGATGGGAAAGGAGAAATTCCAACAAGTGATACTAGATTGATTGAAGAAATGGCTCCTGGAATAATCAAGAGAAGATCAGTGCATGAACCAATGCAAACAGGTATCACATCTATTGATGCAATGATTCCTGTTGGAAGAGGTCAAAGAGAATTAATTATTGGTGATAGACAAACTGGAAAATCTGCGATTGCTATTGACACAATAATCAACCAAAAAGGTCAAGACGTAGTCTGTGTTTACGTAGCTATTGGTCAGAAGTCAGCATCAGTAGCAAACATCGTAGAGGTTTTAAGAGAGAGAGGAGCCCTAGACTATACAGTCGTAGTAAGTGCAGGTGCCTCAGAACCAGCTGCTTTACAGTACTTAGCACCTTATACCGGTGCAGCAATTGCTGAACATTTTATGTATCAGGGTAAAGCAACACTTGTTATTTATGATGATCTAACGAAACAAGCTCAGGCTTATAGACAAATGTCTCTTCTTTTAAAAAGACCACCAGGAAGAGAGGCTTATCCAGGAGATGTTTTCTACCTACACAGTAGATTGTTAGAAAGAGCAGCAAAACTTTCTGATGCTATGGGAGGGGGATCTATGACAGCTCTTCCAATTATTGAAACTCAGGCAGGGGACGTTTCTGCTTACATCCCAACTAATGTTATTTCAATTACAGATGGACAAATATTCTTGAGTGCAGATTTATTTAACTCAGGATTAAGACCAGCTATTAATGTTGGTATTTCTGTTAGCCGAGTTGGAGGAGCCGCTCAGACAAAAGCAATTAAAAAAATTGCAGGAACTTTAAAATTAGAACTCGCACAGTTTGATGAACTAGCTGCTTTTTCTCAATTTGCATCTGATCTTGATGAAGCAACACAGCAACAACTTGAACGAGGCAAAAGACTAAGAGAGTTATTAAAGCAACCTCAATTCTCTCCACTGAATCTTGCAGAACAAGTTGCAGTTGTTTATGCAGGAGTTAAAGGTCTTATAGATGAAGTTCCTGTTGAAGACGTTACTAAATTTGCAACTGAACTTAGGGAATACCTAAAGTTAAATAAAGCGGAATTTATAGAAGAGATTCTTAAAGAAAAGAAATTAAATGATGGATTAGAGGCGACGCTAAAAGAGGTGATAAATGAAGTTAAATCATCAATGCTTGCCACAGTTTAA
- a CDS encoding cytochrome c biogenesis CcdA family protein, with the protein MQNGLNSPGLFTIFLVFSAGLLTSLGPCSLSLLPVTIAYIGGTEKNKFKLISFSGGVVFSLVALGAASGFLGKIYGQIPSYYNSFVALIAIIMGLNLLGILKFQFPNGPDIKIIEDKIPTFIAPFAIGTTFGLASSPCITPVLATLLAWVSQAKNPLISIIFLFFFGIGQVTPLIIAGATAENLKQFLALRKFSQIIPTLSGIFLLSLGLLNLFSNWI; encoded by the coding sequence ATGCAGAATGGTCTTAATAGTCCTGGTCTATTTACTATATTTTTGGTTTTCAGCGCGGGACTTTTAACAAGTCTTGGGCCATGTTCATTATCATTACTACCAGTGACAATTGCTTATATAGGCGGAACAGAGAAAAATAAATTTAAACTTATTAGTTTTTCAGGAGGTGTAGTATTTTCGCTTGTTGCACTGGGGGCTGCGAGTGGATTCTTAGGAAAAATATATGGGCAAATTCCATCTTATTACAATTCATTTGTTGCCCTAATAGCAATAATAATGGGTTTAAATTTATTAGGAATTCTCAAGTTTCAGTTTCCGAATGGACCTGATATAAAAATAATTGAAGATAAAATACCAACATTTATAGCGCCTTTTGCCATAGGAACTACATTTGGACTAGCTTCTTCACCTTGCATTACTCCAGTTTTAGCAACTCTTTTGGCTTGGGTATCGCAAGCTAAAAACCCGCTAATATCTATTATTTTTTTATTTTTCTTTGGGATAGGCCAAGTAACCCCATTAATCATTGCAGGAGCTACTGCAGAAAACTTAAAGCAATTTTTAGCTCTTAGAAAATTTAGTCAAATAATTCCGACTTTAAGTGGGATATTTTTACTTTCCCTAGGGTTATTAAATTTATTTTCAAATTGGATTTAA
- the atpH gene encoding ATP synthase F1 subunit delta, with protein sequence MPLLNSVTTPYAEALLQVVNENSQTEEMVSEVKQLLELINDSPELEKALSSPILETDAKKKIIIEIFSNKVNSSLLNFLKLLADRQRIGILTSILDRFLEIYRENSNIALATVTSAVELTDEQKGLITKKIINIAGTEKLELVTKIDPSLIGGFVASVGSKVIDASLASQIRKLGLSLSK encoded by the coding sequence ATGCCACTTTTAAATTCAGTTACTACACCATACGCAGAGGCATTACTTCAAGTTGTGAATGAAAATTCGCAAACTGAAGAGATGGTTTCTGAGGTTAAACAACTCTTGGAATTAATAAATGATTCCCCTGAATTGGAGAAGGCACTATCCTCCCCCATTTTAGAGACAGATGCTAAGAAGAAAATCATTATTGAAATTTTTTCAAATAAGGTTAATTCTTCTTTACTGAATTTCTTAAAATTATTAGCCGATAGGCAAAGAATTGGAATCCTTACTTCAATTCTTGATAGGTTTTTAGAGATTTACCGAGAGAATAGTAATATTGCTTTGGCAACTGTTACTTCTGCAGTCGAGCTTACTGATGAACAGAAAGGTTTAATTACCAAAAAGATCATCAATATTGCTGGTACAGAAAAATTAGAACTTGTAACTAAAATTGACCCATCACTTATTGGTGGTTTCGTCGCCAGTGTAGGATCAAAAGTAATTGATGCTTCTCTTGCTTCACAAATAAGAAAACTTGGCTTATCTCTTTCCAAGTAA
- a CDS encoding cytochrome c biogenesis protein ResB → MIIFKNLILKISSLRFAISLIIFIAITSGIGTFIPQGSNNKFYIDNFDRAPIFGFLDGEKVLKLQLDHIYTSFWFLFTLILLCISLAACSFRRQIPSLKASLKWIEYKSEKKFRKLQLTTSHPINQDGEHISKVDLLLKKKGWKTYKFNSHISARKGLIGKIGPLVVHIGLIVLLIGSAYGSFTSQSKEQYLLPGETLDLVNESTNSKANVKLVDFSIERESDGVPKQFISKLNFSSEDLNLDEMKTTKVNHPIRFKGLTIYQADWAISNVVLEIDNLLYQLQLKEIPEIGNQVWGVLVELGSETKKNFLLTIDNENGPLKISNIENFSGNNLYINDDPLEVNSSKVSLKKIIPSSGLIIKNDPSIPFIYFSFILIIFGTIISLIPTNQLWILVNKESQKLSIGGLSNKNLVGFKKEFFKLSDEIKNF, encoded by the coding sequence ATGATTATTTTTAAGAATCTAATTTTAAAAATATCAAGTTTAAGATTCGCTATATCGCTGATAATCTTCATTGCTATTACAAGTGGAATAGGTACTTTTATTCCTCAAGGTAGTAATAATAAATTCTATATTGATAATTTCGATAGAGCTCCCATTTTTGGATTTTTAGATGGAGAAAAAGTCTTAAAACTTCAATTGGATCACATATATACAAGCTTTTGGTTTTTATTTACATTAATTCTTCTTTGCATTTCACTGGCAGCTTGTAGTTTCAGGAGGCAAATTCCTTCATTAAAAGCTTCATTAAAATGGATTGAATATAAGAGCGAAAAAAAATTTAGAAAACTGCAACTAACGACAAGTCATCCAATCAATCAAGATGGAGAACATATATCAAAAGTAGATTTATTACTTAAAAAAAAAGGATGGAAAACATACAAATTTAATAGTCATATTTCTGCAAGAAAGGGGTTAATTGGAAAAATCGGCCCTTTAGTTGTACATATCGGATTAATAGTTTTACTTATAGGTTCAGCATATGGAAGTTTTACAAGTCAATCAAAAGAACAATATTTACTGCCAGGAGAAACTTTAGATCTTGTTAATGAGAGCACAAACTCAAAAGCCAATGTAAAATTAGTCGATTTTTCTATAGAACGTGAAAGTGATGGAGTGCCCAAACAGTTTATTTCAAAATTAAATTTTTCTTCTGAAGATTTAAATTTAGATGAAATGAAAACAACCAAAGTTAATCACCCAATCAGGTTTAAAGGATTAACGATTTATCAAGCAGATTGGGCAATATCAAATGTTGTTTTAGAAATAGATAATCTCCTTTATCAATTACAATTAAAAGAGATTCCAGAAATCGGTAATCAAGTTTGGGGAGTTTTAGTTGAATTAGGATCGGAGACAAAAAAAAATTTCCTATTAACAATAGATAATGAAAATGGTCCACTTAAAATTTCGAATATAGAAAATTTTTCCGGGAATAATCTCTATATCAATGACGATCCTTTAGAAGTTAACTCTTCAAAAGTATCTCTTAAAAAAATAATCCCTAGCAGTGGATTAATAATTAAAAATGATCCGTCTATACCATTTATTTACTTTTCTTTTATCTTAATAATTTTTGGAACAATAATAAGTCTTATACCAACAAACCAATTATGGATTCTGGTAAATAAAGAATCACAAAAGTTATCTATTGGAGGCCTTAGTAATAAAAATCTAGTTGGTTTTAAAAAAGAATTTTTTAAATTATCAGACGAAATAAAAAATTTTTAA
- a CDS encoding F0F1 ATP synthase subunit B, protein MNLTLLATEGFGLNFNLFETNILNWAVVVFGLYKFLPGFLGKMLQKRREGILLELKDAEERLLNANQALEKAKKDLFSAEEKASQIKADSLKRSESIRMESEKKAIEEMARIKQSAISDESSEASRAISQLRKEAVELAIKKALDSLPNRLDKTTQENLVTQSINNIEVN, encoded by the coding sequence ATGAATTTAACTCTTTTAGCTACAGAAGGTTTTGGATTGAACTTCAATTTATTCGAAACTAATATCCTTAATTGGGCTGTAGTAGTTTTCGGCCTTTATAAATTTTTGCCTGGTTTCCTAGGTAAAATGCTTCAAAAAAGAAGAGAAGGAATCCTTCTTGAATTAAAAGATGCTGAAGAGCGATTATTAAATGCAAATCAAGCTTTAGAAAAAGCGAAGAAAGATTTATTTTCAGCAGAAGAAAAAGCTTCTCAAATAAAAGCAGATTCCCTTAAAAGATCTGAATCAATCAGAATGGAAAGTGAGAAAAAAGCTATAGAGGAGATGGCACGAATTAAACAAAGTGCAATTTCTGATGAGAGCTCTGAAGCATCCAGAGCAATTTCTCAACTTCGAAAAGAAGCTGTTGAACTGGCAATTAAGAAAGCCTTAGATTCTCTCCCAAATCGACTTGATAAAACAACACAAGAAAATTTGGTAACTCAATCAATTAATAATATTGAGGTGAACTAA
- a CDS encoding DUF3326 domain-containing protein, with the protein MENSPTIFIVPTGIGCEVGGFAGDALPTAKLLASASGCLITHPNVMNGGTLSEKDKNIFYVEGYSLDRFAKGEIALKRVKQQKIGIIFDSAIEKEILVRHLQVADACVSTLGINVHSYVITKKPLNIVIDSDYSKISGGIIENPDTLIDAGKCLIEKGVTAIAIVAKFPDDLDSLETNIYREGKGVDPIAGVEAVISHLISKFLKVPCAHAPALHPIELNENLDPRAAAEEIGYTFLPSVLIGLSNAPDIVELPAKNESISLHPDQIESIVVPNGALGGEAVLAGIEKGLNIISVKNQNTLKVTNEFLNYSNLFEVDNYLEAAGIILAIKKGINLNSVKRPLKKIQQCSYGDQ; encoded by the coding sequence ATGGAAAATTCACCAACAATATTCATTGTTCCAACTGGTATTGGTTGTGAAGTAGGAGGTTTTGCTGGGGATGCGCTTCCTACAGCTAAATTATTAGCATCTGCAAGTGGATGTTTAATTACTCATCCAAATGTTATGAATGGCGGTACTCTTTCTGAAAAAGATAAAAATATTTTTTATGTTGAGGGTTATAGTTTAGACCGATTTGCTAAAGGAGAAATCGCCTTAAAAAGAGTAAAGCAGCAGAAAATTGGGATAATTTTTGATTCAGCCATTGAAAAAGAAATATTAGTAAGACATTTACAAGTTGCTGATGCATGTGTTTCTACTTTAGGGATTAATGTTCATTCTTATGTGATTACAAAAAAGCCATTAAACATAGTTATTGATTCTGATTATTCAAAAATCAGTGGTGGCATAATTGAAAATCCTGATACACTAATTGATGCTGGAAAATGTTTAATAGAAAAAGGAGTTACGGCGATAGCAATTGTGGCAAAATTTCCAGATGATCTAGATTCTTTAGAAACAAATATCTATCGAGAGGGGAAAGGGGTTGATCCTATTGCTGGAGTCGAAGCAGTTATAAGTCATTTAATAAGCAAATTTTTAAAAGTTCCCTGTGCTCACGCACCTGCTTTACATCCAATTGAATTGAATGAAAATTTAGATCCTCGTGCAGCGGCAGAAGAAATAGGATACACTTTTTTACCATCAGTACTAATTGGGTTAAGCAATGCACCTGACATTGTTGAATTGCCGGCTAAAAATGAATCAATCTCACTACACCCTGATCAGATTGAATCTATTGTTGTTCCTAATGGTGCATTAGGTGGAGAAGCAGTATTAGCAGGGATTGAAAAAGGTTTAAATATTATCTCTGTAAAAAATCAAAATACATTAAAAGTGACAAATGAGTTTTTAAATTATTCCAATCTTTTTGAAGTTGATAATTATTTAGAAGCTGCAGGCATAATTCTTGCTATCAAAAAAGGTATCAACCTTAATTCAGTTAAACGGCCTTTAAAAAAAATCCAACAGTGTTCTTATGGTGATCAATAA
- a CDS encoding ATP synthase, translating into MFTSVDSNRKKLEHPSNENVQFPQSLNNSIIKESKSGIANQIDHLLSQNDEYTKLQLTIFGITFIVSILLASITGIFLGFTFGFSIFIGAIAGIFYLRLLAKSIGKLGKESSGVSKLQLLVPVCLFIFASKLGSLDIFPAMIGFFIYKPSLILYFSRS; encoded by the coding sequence ATGTTCACATCAGTGGACTCAAATAGAAAAAAACTTGAGCATCCTTCTAACGAGAATGTTCAATTTCCTCAATCCCTGAATAATTCGATCATCAAAGAAAGTAAATCTGGCATTGCCAATCAAATAGATCATTTGCTTTCCCAAAATGATGAATACACAAAATTGCAATTAACAATTTTTGGAATTACTTTTATTGTTTCTATTTTATTAGCATCAATAACTGGAATTTTTCTAGGTTTTACTTTTGGTTTTAGTATTTTTATAGGAGCAATAGCCGGCATTTTTTACCTACGTTTGCTTGCCAAAAGTATAGGGAAACTTGGTAAAGAATCATCAGGTGTATCAAAATTGCAACTATTAGTTCCAGTTTGCCTCTTTATTTTTGCAAGCAAGCTAGGATCTTTAGATATTTTTCCTGCGATGATAGGTTTTTTCATTTATAAGCCTTCACTCATTCTTTATTTTTCTCGTTCTTAA
- the atpE gene encoding ATP synthase F0 subunit C gives MDSITSAASVVAAGLAVGLGAIGPGLGQGNAAQGAVEGIARQPEAEGKIRGTLLLSFAFMESLTIYGLVVALVLLFANPFS, from the coding sequence ATGGATTCGATTACTTCCGCTGCATCAGTTGTAGCTGCTGGTTTAGCAGTTGGTCTAGGTGCTATTGGCCCAGGTCTTGGACAAGGTAACGCAGCTCAAGGTGCTGTTGAGGGTATTGCCCGTCAGCCAGAAGCTGAAGGTAAAATCAGAGGAACTCTTCTTTTATCTTTCGCTTTCATGGAGTCATTAACAATTTACGGATTAGTTGTGGCTTTGGTACTACTTTTTGCGAATCCTTTTTCCTAA
- a CDS encoding FtsW/RodA/SpoVE family cell cycle protein, giving the protein MEISQEKIKYKRIAKRKKTFSSNDKKNFSNLTEYIFPLPWAIWPYEAKILIVIVGIWSILGICILGSSSWWVASREMGNWAYFLKKQIIWTIPGIGLFYFVLNTNIRNLLKFSRIIFYILFFLIFLTNLTGITVNGSSRWLVLGNLRLQPSELIKPFLILEASNLFAHWNLVKNDKKLISIITFGFLILLILKQPNLSTASLTGILLWVMGLCGGVKLSSLCSFASIGLTTGCISILNNEYQKLRVTSFINPWKDQQENGFQLIQSLLAIGSGGLFGQGFGLSIQKLQYLPFMYTDFIFAIFAEEFGLLGCTLFLGFLAVFSYISLRISLKCRNNYTKLVAIGCGVLLTGQSIMHIAVATGSMPTTGLPLPFISYGGNSLIASFFIAGMLVRCSLESTGFIGMISTRKTLN; this is encoded by the coding sequence TTGGAGATAAGTCAAGAAAAAATAAAATATAAAAGAATTGCTAAAAGAAAAAAAACCTTTAGTTCTAATGACAAAAAAAATTTCAGCAATTTAACAGAGTATATATTTCCATTACCTTGGGCGATATGGCCTTATGAAGCAAAAATCCTCATTGTCATCGTTGGAATTTGGTCAATATTAGGAATATGCATACTAGGATCATCAAGTTGGTGGGTAGCTAGTAGGGAAATGGGAAATTGGGCTTACTTCTTAAAAAAACAAATCATTTGGACAATTCCAGGAATTGGTTTATTTTATTTCGTACTAAATACAAACATTAGAAATCTATTAAAGTTTTCAAGAATTATTTTTTATATTTTATTCTTTTTGATTTTCCTTACCAATCTTACTGGAATTACAGTTAATGGATCTTCAAGATGGCTAGTGCTTGGCAATTTACGTCTGCAGCCATCTGAATTAATTAAACCTTTTCTAATTCTAGAAGCTTCTAATCTTTTCGCACATTGGAATCTAGTAAAGAATGATAAAAAATTAATTTCAATTATAACCTTTGGTTTTTTAATTTTATTAATACTTAAACAGCCTAATTTAAGTACTGCATCATTAACTGGAATTCTTCTTTGGGTAATGGGTTTATGTGGAGGAGTAAAACTTAGCTCTCTTTGCTCATTTGCTTCAATAGGATTAACTACTGGATGCATCAGCATCCTTAATAACGAATATCAAAAACTGAGAGTTACTTCATTTATAAATCCTTGGAAAGATCAACAAGAAAATGGATTTCAATTGATTCAAAGTTTATTAGCTATAGGTTCAGGTGGTCTATTTGGCCAAGGTTTTGGACTGTCGATACAAAAATTACAGTATCTGCCGTTCATGTATACAGATTTTATTTTTGCCATTTTTGCGGAAGAATTTGGTTTGTTGGGGTGTACTTTATTCTTAGGATTTTTAGCAGTATTTTCTTATATAAGCCTAAGAATTAGTCTTAAGTGCAGGAACAACTATACAAAATTAGTTGCTATCGGATGTGGTGTGTTGTTGACAGGTCAATCAATAATGCATATTGCTGTAGCAACAGGTTCAATGCCTACTACAGGGTTACCACTACCTTTCATTAGTTATGGTGGCAATTCATTAATAGCGTCTTTTTTTATTGCAGGGATGTTAGTTAGATGTTCATTAGAGTCAACAGGATTCATTGGTATGATTAGTACACGAAAGACTCTTAATTAG
- a CDS encoding F0F1 ATP synthase subunit B': MLAFNFFGATEGGLFDINATLPLMAIQVVALTYILNSLFFKPVGNVVEKREKFVSNNIIEAKNKLSEVEKLEADLLAQLQSARTEAQRIVSEAENESDKLYKEALELANNEANASKEKARLEIESQTSAARDQLSKQADDLSELIVNRLILEK; encoded by the coding sequence ATGTTGGCCTTTAATTTTTTTGGTGCTACAGAAGGTGGATTATTTGATATAAATGCCACTTTGCCACTAATGGCGATACAAGTAGTTGCACTTACTTACATATTAAACTCTCTATTTTTTAAGCCTGTTGGCAATGTTGTAGAAAAAAGAGAAAAGTTTGTAAGTAATAATATTATTGAGGCCAAAAATAAACTTTCTGAGGTTGAAAAATTAGAAGCTGATTTATTAGCTCAGCTTCAAAGTGCTCGTACAGAAGCTCAAAGAATTGTGAGCGAAGCTGAAAATGAGTCTGACAAGCTTTATAAAGAAGCACTAGAACTTGCTAACAATGAAGCAAATGCTTCAAAAGAAAAAGCAAGACTAGAAATTGAAAGTCAGACGTCTGCTGCTCGTGATCAACTTTCTAAACAGGCTGATGATCTAAGCGAACTTATTGTTAATAGATTGATTCTAGAAAAATGA